A genomic window from Triticum urartu cultivar G1812 chromosome 7, Tu2.1, whole genome shotgun sequence includes:
- the LOC125523982 gene encoding uncharacterized protein LOC125523982, producing the protein MPLLLAILLHYLLLPPRCRWLLLLPAESSLAKVAMLLRLRIRLKRGGRRPAPSRVKMGMGIPAHNPSSPSALSSSPTNCRFRRTTSTSAALYLNSATTATPR; encoded by the exons atgccactgcTGCTGGCAATTCTGCTTCACTACCTGCTCCTGCCGCCACGGTGCCGGTGGCTGCTCCTGCTTCCGGCGGAGTCGTCCCTTGCAAAAGTTGCAATGCTGCTCAGGCTCAGGATCAGGCTCAAGCGTGGTGGTAGAAGACCTGCTCCTTCCCGCGTCAAGATGGGAATGGGAATACCGGCACACAACCCCTCCTCGCCTTCCGCTTTGTCTTCGTCGCCGACAAACTGCAGATTCAGGAGGACCACCTCCACCTCAGCGGCCCTATACCTGAATTCGGCGACCACAGCCACACCCAG GTGA